The DNA window GCTCGATACGGAAGCCGGCGTTCTTTCGCTCGGAAGAGGTCTTCCAACGGAGAGTCACTTGCTCCCCAGAGGCATTCCCTTCCATGTGGGCCAGGCTCATCGGCGAGGCGTTGCGCTGAAGCTCCAGCCGGAACCGGGCGTCTTGAGGGCGTGCGAGCGTCGTCCCTTGTTCGAGGTCGAACGTATAATCTCGACGCCGCAGGTTGATCGTGGAGTCGGACTGGGTGTCGTTCAGACGCACGGTCCAGTCTTTCGGCACATCTCTTTCGGCGTCATTCGGCCAGGTGAGGGTGGCGGTCCCGCTCGTTTCTACCCCGCGTACAGAGAGGGGAATAGACCGGTGAAACGACGTATTTTCGATTGGGGGCGGAGCGGCACCGAGGGCACGGTGAAGGACCTCTCCACTGTCCAGGATTGGAAGGGTGACCGACGCGTAGCCGTCGCTGCTCATCGGCGGAAGTTCCTCTGCGTCGTAGGCATCGTAGCGCGGGGTGGCCCGAGGATCGACTCGGTAGGTGGCCCGATCAGGGGGGACGGAATTCGCACTGTTGGTTGTGAGTTCAAGCCGAAGACGTACCTCTGCGCTTTGAGTTGCGCCCGAAGGATCGTTGGTCGATATCGCCGTCTTTTTGAACGGAGGCGTCGTTTGGCGCGATTTGCTTCCAATGAGGAAGCCGGTGCTGTCCGAATTCTGTCCGTCTGGACCGAAGGTAAGGCTCGTTTGTCCTTCGCCAAGCGTCGAGCGCTGTACGAAGAACCCCTGCCAGGCGGCGATGTTATCTCCGGTGGTTCCCTGTGTGATCAGCCGGTACTGTCCAGCTTCTGGATCCCAGACATGAGCCGTCGCCTGAAACCCGGCGGACGCTAGGTCGCCATTTGCGAGAGCCCCGAGGTCGAACGATACGGGGAAGGGATTGCCGAGGAGGACCCATTCTTCGCTTTGATCGAGCCCCCGAACCTTCTCATCCACCGTTGTGTTTTCGGGGCCACGGGCAACATCGAGTGGAAGACCGTCTGCGTTGACGGGATTTGTCTCGCTGTCGTAGAAGTAGAAAATGAACCCGGTTCCGCGGGAGAGAGTGTCTGAGGACTGCTGGGCCGTCCACTGACCGTCTTCCCACCGACGCACCACCGACCAGGGCATGACGGAAAAGTCGAGGTCGTCTTCCAGGGAGGCACGGGTAGCCTCGGCCGCCGGAACGGAGAGCATTCGCCAGCCCGCATTGTTGTCTGTGCCGTCGTCTCCCGTGACGGCCAAGGTATATACGGGATGCTCGAAGGCCTGAAGAATGACGACCGCCCCGTCGGCATAGGTGCCATCATTTTGACACGTGGGGACGGAGATGGTATCGCACGCGGCATAGGCCACTTGAGACCCAAGGTCGACCACGCTTCCCCTGGAGTTGTCAAACACCGTCCACGACAGAGAATCATTCGGACTTAGCCCACTTGGGGCTTCGGAAATGCCGGATGGGCCTGCAACAGCAATGGCGAGGTCTTGGCCATCGTTCGTCCAGGCGCCGTATCCGACGCAGTCGCCTTCGGAATTCTGAACCGCGATCGTGTCGTCGGGGGCGAGGGAGGACCCGTTGGGCAGAGACGGGTCGACGGTGGACGGAATAATCGCCGTGGCGTTGTCGACATTCGTGATGCAGTTGTCTGCGTACTGGGGGGACTGTGCTCGTCCGGCTGATACCATCGCCACACAGAAGACGAGGGACAGGAGAAGACTGGTATGACGCATGAAACTTGAACGGTGGAGGGAAGAACGGAACAGCGTCCGCTATCATCCCAAAGGATATACCAGTATGCACCAAAAGATTAGTTCATGTAATCCATAAAGTGGGGTATTTAAAGATGTAGGGGGAGAGGGTAAATATAGTAGTTTTTGGTTTTGGGGGAGGAGAAAGTTATACAGAACAATGTTTTTCAGGTGGGTAGTTTGGCCCGCCCATTTTCTCAGAAAACAGGAAACCAGAATATTTTGCTCCGACTGGAAATCAAGGGACAGCGGTTTGAGAATTCACCGCTCCTGGACGCACATTTCCGGTTGTAGAGGAGCAAAGAAGCGTTTCGCGGAGGCGAATCCGGAGCCACCGACATCGGGTGAGATTTCCTTTCCCGGCGGTAAACTTTTCTGCTTTCGAGGCGAGACGAGCCGACCGCTTAGTGTTCCCCATCCTCGTACCCTCATCTGCTAGATACGATACTGAATCCTGCTGCAGACTTCGGGGAGGAGGTTCGGCGGTGCAATACGGCAAAAGTCTCTCGTATCGTCGGCGCCGTCAAAGAGGGCACCAGAAGCGCCGTTGGACTGTGCCGTTACGAGATTAATCGAAGGGCCGACATGCCGTGACACTGGATCGGTCGTTTTCTACAAAGGTCAATATCCTTGTGTAGCGTCGTTGGACTCCAACGACGCTACGGAAGCCTGCGTCCCACCGGAATAGAGCTCTCGGGGGCGGTATTACTGTGTCCGCAGCGCCTCGGCAGGTTTGATCCGAGCCGCTCGGCGGGCGGGGGCCATTCCTGCCAGCAGACTGACCAGCACGGCGCCACCCCAGATGCCGAGCGCGACCGACAAGGAGATGTCCAAGAGGGAGAACGGAGGCACACCAAGACTGTCGAGGTAGATCCTGAGGCCCCAGTTGAGTCCGAGTACCAGCATGCCGCCCAGAAGAAGTCCGACAGCCCCCCCAAGTGCCCCGAGCCCGGCACTTTCCAGCACGAAGAGCCGCTGCAGGTCGTGCGCATCGCCGCCCAGAGCCATCATGACCCCAATCTCGCGGGTTCGTTCGCGAACGTTCATCATGACAGTGTTGGCGATTCCGAGGACGGCCACGAGGAGCGCGATGGAGCCGATGATGCCAAGTGCGAGGTCCAAGATCAGAAAAATCGATTCCAGCCGGTCATACTGTTCCCGGAAGCTTGTGGCGTAGACGCCCATGGACTGGAGGGCCCGGCGCACGGAGGAGGGATCGACGGCATCCTCGAGTTGAACGCGTACGGCGGCGTAGCCCTCCTGCGTTCGGGAGTGGCGAAAGAGGAGATCTGCTGTCGAAAAGAACGGCACTTTGCTGAGGGAGCGCCCAAATTCCAAGGGTAGAAGCACACGCAGGAGACCGGATACGGGTTGGCGGGAGGTGTCGAGCACACCTGCCACCCGTACGTCGTAGGGCCGCTGTCCCATGGGCAGGGTGCGGAGCCCGTCGCTAAACAGCTCCGACATCCGCCGCAACTTGTAGAAATTGAGGGACGCCGTGATGAGGTCCACTGTATCGCCGACGGCAGCTTCAGCGGAGGGGTAGCCCAGCCGGTCGGCCATTGACGTGCTAATGAGGACAGCCGCCGTATCGGGCTGTTCAAAGAAGTGCCCGTGACGAGGCTGATAGGCCGAGAGTGATTGGAATTGCATCGGAATCCCTTCGGCCGTCACCACCAGCGTGCGCCCGTTTCCCTTCAGTTTGGCGGGAAACTGCATCTCCGGATAGGCGGCGAATACGCCCTCCAGGGCCTCCATCTGCCGGACGAGACTGTCGGTGAGGGGCACGCGGTCGCCCCGGCGGCGGAGCGAGTCGACGGGCTGAGAGAGGGCGGCGCCGGTGAGGCCGGGAATGGGGTGGGAGGTGACGCGGAGGGCCCGATCCAGTTTCAAGGTGCTGAATTCGCGATCGGCCGTCGTTTCCAATCCCGTTCCGTACGCGAGCAGCGTGAGAAGAGCGGCCACCCCAATTGCAATGCCAGCCCCGGTGAGCAGACTGCGCGTGCGGTTCCGCCACAGGTTCTCCCAGGCCAGCATCAGTAGATCGGCAAAGCGCATGACCCTTTGGGGGATGGACGGTCGTATGTGTAGAGGTGTGGACGTTTGAAGGAGGAAAGGTTCTCATTTCCGCGCTTCCATGCCTCCGTACGTCCACACCGAACCGCTAGATACGACACGTACGAATGGTGGTGATAATAATGCCGCGGGCGCCCAAGTCGTGGAGGTCGTCCATGATCTCGTTGGCCCGAGAGCGGCGGACCATTGATTTCACGGCTACCCATCCGTCCTTGTTGAGCGGCGAGATGGTGGGCGATTCAATCCCCGGCGTGATCTCTCGTGCCTCCGACAGTTGCTCTTCCGGGAGGTCGTACTCCACCACGACGTATTCGCGCGCCACAAGAATGCCCTTTACCCGTTCGGCGAAGCGTTGGGCCTTTTCCATCTGGGCTGTTTCGGCGTTTTGGGCCACCAGTACCGCTTCGGAGCGAAGGATGGGATCGCCAGCAGTTTCGAGACCGGCCTCGTCGATCGTACGTCCCGTCTGTACCACGTCGGCGATGGCGTCGGCTACGCCAAGCTGGATCGAGATTTCCACGGCCCCGTCGAGCTTGACGACCTGAGCGTCAATGCCGCGCTCCTCTAGGTCCTGACGCACGAGGTTGTCGTAGGAAGTAGCAATGCGAGTTTCACTCGTAAAAGTGTCCGGCGTGAGGTCGCTGGATTTGGGGACCGCGTAGCAAAAGCGCGCCTTGCCGAAGCCAAGGTCCATGACGTGCTCCACGTCGGCACCACTGTCGTACGTGAGGTCGAGGCCGGTGACTCCGAGGTCGATAATGCCTTTGCTCACGTACGTCGCGATGTCACGGGGGCGCAGGAAGACAAACTCGACGCCGTGATCGGGGTCGCGAACCGAGAGTTCACGGCCGCGGCGACGGCAATGGTATCCGGCCTCGTCGGCAAGAGTGACAGCTCCGTCCGAAAGGGCGCCTTTGTTGGGGAGGGCAATCTGTAGCATCCGAAGGGTTGGCTTAATGATTGGGCATAGGTGGCTCCCTGCCCACCTCACACGTAAATGAGAAGTATGGGATTTGGGAGTATGTGCGTGTGGGAGTGGAACCGCGGGTGCTCACAGACTTCCACACGCTCACACTCCCATACGGGGTCACAAGTGCTCGTACACGTCCTCCAGGTCCAGGTCGCAGGCAATCATCATCACCTGAAGGTGGTAGAGAAGCTGCGAAATTTCCTCGGCAGTGCGCTCCGCCCCCTCATGCTCAGCGGCCATCCACACCTCGCCGGCTTCCTCCAAGATCTTCTTTCCGATATCGTGCCGTCCGGCGTTTACCGCCTGGACCGTGCCGGACTCCGGATCCTGCCGGTCGACCTTTTCTTGCAACTCGGCGAACAATTCCTCAAAGCGTTTCATGACGGGGGGGCTTCGGAACGATCGGCCAGAACGTGAGGGAGATACGTAGGATAGGGGAGGTCGAACCGCAGCGAAACGGTCGAGTTGGTGATTCCCGGAGAATTCAGTCCGCCTCGACGAGACGTCCATCCCGGAGACGGAAAAGCTGATCGGATACCGCTTCGATCTCAGCCGGATGGTGAGTCACCACGATGACCGTTCGCTCCTCGGTGTCGTGGAGGCGCGCCAAGAGAGCAATGATCTGCGCCCCTGTGTCGGCGTCAAGGTTGCCGGTGGGTTCATCCGCTAGCAGGAGCGGCGGGTCGCCGACGAGGGCGCGGGCCGTGGCTACGCGTTGCTGCTCGCCCCCTGATAGCTCGGAGGGACGATGATTCATCCGATCGGCTAGACCGACGTCTTCCAACGCGCGAGTGGCTTGCTCCGACCGGGGCGTCGGGGGCACGCCCGCTAGCACCAGCGGAAGGGCCACGTTTTCATGGGCCGTCATGGTCGGAATGAGGTGGAACTGCTGGAAGACGAGCCCCACCATCGTACGGCGGTACTGGCTCTCTTCCGTTGCATCAAGGGCCCCAAGCGTCCAGTCCCCCACCCTGAGGGTGCCGGCGGAGGGGGCGTCGAGCGCCGCCAAAAGGTGCAGGAGCGTCGATTTGCCCGAGCCACTTGGGCCCGCTATTCCCACGAACTGGCCCTTCGGTACGGACAGCGACACGTCGTGCAGGGCATGGACCGGGGATCCTCCTCGCGCATACGTCTTCGTGACGTTCTTGACGTGGACGAGAGGGGAGGCAATGGAATTTGGGGAATCGGCCACGAGTACGGGGACGATCAAGGAAGTGCGGCGCCGTCGTTACTGCGATCCGGGAGTAGCGTCCGGCCCCACACTCGACTGAATCAGCTCCAGGATGCGGCGGTACTCGTCTGCCCAGCTCGACGGCTCCTCAAAGCCGTGTCCTTCGACCGGGTAAAGGGCCAATTCCCAGTCCTCTTTGCCCAGCTCAATGAGGCGCTGCGTGAGGCGAAAGATGTCTTGGGGCTGCACGTTCGTATCCACGAGGCCGTGCGGCATGAGTAGTGGGTCTTCCAATCCCTCCGCGTGGTAGATTGGAGAGGACCGAGCGTAGGCAATCGAGTCGGTCTGTGGGGTATTGAGGATGTTGGACGTATACACGTCGTTGTAGTGGGCCCAGTCGGTTACGGAGCGGAGTGCGGCCCCACCTCCAAAGTGGTCGGGTGCGTTGAAGAGGGCCATCAGTGTCATGAAGCCCCCGTACGATCCGCCGTAGATGAACTGGCGTTCAGGGGGGATATTCTCGGTCTCCGTAAGCCATTCGGAGGCATCCACGTAGTCTTGAAGGTCGCGCCCACCCATGTGGCGATAAACGGCCGTGCGCCAGTCCCGCCCGTAGCCTGCCGATC is part of the Salinibacter sp. 10B genome and encodes:
- a CDS encoding T9SS type A sorting domain-containing protein — its product is MRHTSLLLSLVFCVAMVSAGRAQSPQYADNCITNVDNATAIIPSTVDPSLPNGSSLAPDDTIAVQNSEGDCVGYGAWTNDGQDLAIAVAGPSGISEAPSGLSPNDSLSWTVFDNSRGSVVDLGSQVAYAACDTISVPTCQNDGTYADGAVVILQAFEHPVYTLAVTGDDGTDNNAGWRMLSVPAAEATRASLEDDLDFSVMPWSVVRRWEDGQWTAQQSSDTLSRGTGFIFYFYDSETNPVNADGLPLDVARGPENTTVDEKVRGLDQSEEWVLLGNPFPVSFDLGALANGDLASAGFQATAHVWDPEAGQYRLITQGTTGDNIAAWQGFFVQRSTLGEGQTSLTFGPDGQNSDSTGFLIGSKSRQTTPPFKKTAISTNDPSGATQSAEVRLRLELTTNSANSVPPDRATYRVDPRATPRYDAYDAEELPPMSSDGYASVTLPILDSGEVLHRALGAAPPPIENTSFHRSIPLSVRGVETSGTATLTWPNDAERDVPKDWTVRLNDTQSDSTINLRRRDYTFDLEQGTTLARPQDARFRLELQRNASPMSLAHMEGNASGEQVTLRWKTSSERKNAGFRIERRGETREAQWTQVGYVKGAGTNDNPQRYRFTDADLPYTADTLQYRLQAMTKEGSAAASDPISVSRGSIDALKLLGTYPNPASTQATVRYAIPNDQQTDEAVQLALYDMLGRRLRTLQTSGEAGRHERQLSVSDLASGVYFLRLHAGDSVKTRKLTVVQ
- a CDS encoding ABC transporter permease; the protein is MRFADLLMLAWENLWRNRTRSLLTGAGIAIGVAALLTLLAYGTGLETTADREFSTLKLDRALRVTSHPIPGLTGAALSQPVDSLRRRGDRVPLTDSLVRQMEALEGVFAAYPEMQFPAKLKGNGRTLVVTAEGIPMQFQSLSAYQPRHGHFFEQPDTAAVLISTSMADRLGYPSAEAAVGDTVDLITASLNFYKLRRMSELFSDGLRTLPMGQRPYDVRVAGVLDTSRQPVSGLLRVLLPLEFGRSLSKVPFFSTADLLFRHSRTQEGYAAVRVQLEDAVDPSSVRRALQSMGVYATSFREQYDRLESIFLILDLALGIIGSIALLVAVLGIANTVMMNVRERTREIGVMMALGGDAHDLQRLFVLESAGLGALGGAVGLLLGGMLVLGLNWGLRIYLDSLGVPPFSLLDISLSVALGIWGGAVLVSLLAGMAPARRAARIKPAEALRTQ
- the hisG gene encoding ATP phosphoribosyltransferase; protein product: MLQIALPNKGALSDGAVTLADEAGYHCRRRGRELSVRDPDHGVEFVFLRPRDIATYVSKGIIDLGVTGLDLTYDSGADVEHVMDLGFGKARFCYAVPKSSDLTPDTFTSETRIATSYDNLVRQDLEERGIDAQVVKLDGAVEISIQLGVADAIADVVQTGRTIDEAGLETAGDPILRSEAVLVAQNAETAQMEKAQRFAERVKGILVAREYVVVEYDLPEEQLSEAREITPGIESPTISPLNKDGWVAVKSMVRRSRANEIMDDLHDLGARGIIITTIRTCRI
- a CDS encoding phosphoribosyl-ATP diphosphatase, whose amino-acid sequence is MKRFEELFAELQEKVDRQDPESGTVQAVNAGRHDIGKKILEEAGEVWMAAEHEGAERTAEEISQLLYHLQVMMIACDLDLEDVYEHL
- a CDS encoding ABC transporter ATP-binding protein; the encoded protein is MADSPNSIASPLVHVKNVTKTYARGGSPVHALHDVSLSVPKGQFVGIAGPSGSGKSTLLHLLAALDAPSAGTLRVGDWTLGALDATEESQYRRTMVGLVFQQFHLIPTMTAHENVALPLVLAGVPPTPRSEQATRALEDVGLADRMNHRPSELSGGEQQRVATARALVGDPPLLLADEPTGNLDADTGAQIIALLARLHDTEERTVIVVTHHPAEIEAVSDQLFRLRDGRLVEAD